The following are encoded in a window of Deltaproteobacteria bacterium genomic DNA:
- the eutL gene encoding ethanolamine utilization microcompartment protein EutL encodes MAVLDPVIPQVLATRIIPRVDASLARAYGFDGDELPAVGLITCDLDDALYTALDEATKQAPVEVVFARSFYAGAASASGPTSGEILGMFAARDPADVERGLSACIGCLEREAHFYQADPEGKLTFFPHVISSLGYYLSKEADLSVGESMAYLIATPLEAIYGVDSALKAADVRLVRNFPPPTETNYAGAYLTGTLEACEAAAQAFAQAVVQIAAQPKRLF; translated from the coding sequence ATGGCGGTGCTGGACCCGGTGATCCCGCAGGTGCTCGCGACGCGCATCATCCCGCGCGTGGACGCGAGCCTCGCGCGCGCGTACGGCTTCGACGGCGACGAGCTCCCCGCCGTGGGGCTCATCACCTGCGACCTGGACGACGCGCTCTACACCGCGCTCGACGAGGCCACCAAGCAGGCGCCCGTGGAGGTGGTCTTCGCGCGCTCGTTCTACGCGGGGGCGGCGAGCGCCTCGGGCCCCACCTCGGGGGAGATCCTGGGGATGTTCGCGGCGCGCGACCCGGCCGACGTGGAGCGCGGCCTGTCGGCGTGCATCGGGTGTCTCGAGCGCGAGGCGCATTTCTACCAGGCCGACCCCGAGGGGAAGCTCACCTTCTTTCCGCACGTGATCTCCTCGCTCGGCTACTACCTGTCGAAGGAGGCCGATCTGTCCGTGGGCGAGTCGATGGCCTACCTCATCGCCACGCCGCTCGAGGCGATCTACGGGGTGGATTCGGCGCTGAAGGCCGCCGACGTCCGGCTGGTCCGGAACTTCCCGCCGCCGACGGAGACGAACTACGCGGGGGCCTACCTGACGGGGACGCTCGAGGCGTGCGAGGCGGCCGCGCAGGCCTTCGCGCAGGCGGTGGTGCAGATCGCCGCTCAACCGAAACGTTTGTTCTAG
- the eutC gene encoding ethanolamine ammonia-lyase subunit EutC, with protein sequence MSSTTSRLMKELRARIDGRPTPGAVPPPAPLVHRPLAPGSRLARDTVRKGDSAARFVLPPPLPVKNAAALAELRRATPALVGVGRAGLRYRTETLLDFLTRFAVAKAAVESQVPAGWAEQHGMLPLETEAETPEQFLARPDLGRKLSAASMRAVAERCAKQPDVQLVVGDGLSANAVMLNAPAMLARLVPELERRGLKVGTLVFVRHARSRLVDVVGQAVGARVGVILIGERPGLGTGDGMSAYLVHDPHVARTDAEKQAVSNIHARGIAPEEAALHAARVIQAILEQRTSGVKLDLTRLESPTAGRAR encoded by the coding sequence ATGAGCTCCACCACCTCGCGGCTGATGAAGGAGCTCCGCGCGCGCATCGACGGGCGACCCACGCCGGGGGCCGTCCCGCCGCCCGCGCCGCTCGTGCACCGGCCGCTCGCGCCCGGGAGCCGCCTGGCGCGGGACACCGTGCGGAAGGGCGACTCCGCCGCGCGCTTCGTCTTGCCCCCCCCGCTGCCGGTGAAGAACGCGGCGGCGCTCGCGGAGCTGAGGCGCGCGACCCCCGCGCTGGTCGGGGTGGGGCGCGCAGGCCTGCGCTACCGGACCGAGACGCTCCTCGATTTCCTCACGCGCTTCGCGGTGGCCAAGGCGGCGGTCGAGAGCCAGGTGCCGGCGGGCTGGGCGGAGCAGCACGGGATGCTGCCGCTCGAGACGGAGGCCGAGACGCCGGAGCAGTTCCTCGCGCGCCCGGACCTCGGCCGCAAGCTCTCGGCGGCGTCGATGCGTGCGGTGGCCGAGAGGTGCGCGAAGCAGCCCGACGTGCAGCTCGTCGTCGGAGACGGCCTCTCGGCCAACGCGGTGATGCTGAACGCCCCCGCGATGCTGGCGCGGCTCGTGCCGGAGCTCGAGCGCCGCGGCCTGAAGGTCGGCACGCTGGTCTTCGTGCGCCACGCGCGGTCTCGGCTGGTGGATGTGGTGGGGCAGGCGGTCGGCGCCAGGGTGGGGGTGATCCTGATCGGCGAGCGACCGGGGCTCGGCACCGGCGACGGGATGAGCGCCTACCTGGTCCATGACCCCCACGTGGCGCGCACCGACGCGGAGAAGCAGGCGGTGAGCAACATCCACGCGCGCGGGATCGCGCCCGAGGAGGCGGCGCTCCACGCGGCCCGTGTGATCCAGGCCATCCTCGAGCAGCGGACCTCCGGCGTGAAGCTCGACCTGACTCGACTGGAGAGCCCGACGGCCGGGCGAGCCCGGTAG
- a CDS encoding ethanolamine ammonia-lyase subunit EutB — translation MALSTTLLGERYLFSDVKEVLAKASEKKSGDELAGVAARDPKERVAAKSVLAGLTLKELREHPVVPYELDEVTRQTEDNLDEEAFRQVGSWTVGQLREWILDDRTRGEDLRALSPGLTAEIIAGVAKLMSNLDLVVAAKKIQLVVRCNNTVGLPGRMSFRLQPNHTTDDPAGIVASIREGLVYGTGDAVIGINPATDTVERTVELLTVTKEHMRRWEVPTQNCLLSHVTIQMEALRRRAPLDLLFQSLCGSEKGCRAFGIDVKLMDEAAQMVQELGAATGPNRMYFETGQGSALSSDAHHGGDQQTLEVRNYTLARRWKPFLVNTVVGFIGPEYLYDGPQITRAGLEDVFAGKLAGLPMGCDVCYTNHAKCDQNELENLAVVLAAAGCHFYMGLPMGDDIMLNYNSSSFHDNATVRSVFGYRPAPEFEQWMERLGLLRDGQPTAAFGDPTVLG, via the coding sequence ATGGCGCTATCCACCACGTTGCTCGGCGAGCGGTACCTCTTCTCCGACGTGAAGGAGGTGCTGGCCAAGGCGAGCGAGAAGAAGTCGGGCGACGAGCTCGCGGGGGTCGCGGCGCGGGACCCGAAAGAGCGCGTGGCGGCGAAGTCCGTGCTGGCGGGGCTCACGCTGAAGGAGCTGCGCGAGCACCCGGTCGTGCCGTACGAGCTCGACGAGGTCACGCGTCAGACGGAGGACAACCTCGACGAGGAGGCCTTCCGTCAGGTCGGCAGCTGGACCGTGGGCCAGCTCCGCGAATGGATCCTCGACGACCGCACGCGCGGGGAGGACCTGCGCGCTCTCTCCCCGGGGCTGACCGCCGAGATCATCGCCGGCGTGGCCAAGCTGATGTCGAACCTCGACCTGGTCGTGGCGGCGAAGAAGATCCAGCTCGTGGTGCGCTGCAATAACACGGTCGGGTTGCCGGGGCGCATGTCCTTCCGCCTGCAGCCGAACCACACCACCGACGATCCGGCGGGGATCGTGGCCTCGATCCGCGAGGGGCTGGTCTACGGCACGGGAGACGCGGTGATCGGCATCAACCCCGCGACGGACACGGTGGAGCGCACGGTCGAGCTGCTCACCGTGACCAAGGAGCACATGCGCCGCTGGGAGGTGCCGACGCAGAACTGCCTCCTCTCGCACGTCACGATCCAGATGGAGGCGCTCCGGCGCCGCGCGCCGCTCGACCTGCTCTTCCAGTCGCTCTGCGGCTCCGAGAAGGGCTGCCGCGCCTTCGGCATCGACGTCAAGCTGATGGACGAGGCGGCCCAGATGGTCCAGGAGCTCGGTGCGGCGACGGGGCCGAACCGCATGTACTTCGAGACGGGGCAGGGGTCCGCGCTCTCGTCGGACGCGCACCACGGCGGCGACCAGCAGACCCTCGAGGTGCGCAACTACACGCTGGCGCGGCGCTGGAAGCCCTTTCTCGTGAACACCGTGGTGGGCTTCATCGGCCCCGAGTACCTCTACGACGGGCCGCAGATCACGCGCGCCGGCCTCGAGGACGTCTTCGCGGGGAAGCTGGCGGGCCTGCCGATGGGCTGCGACGTCTGTTACACGAACCACGCGAAGTGCGATCAGAACGAGCTCGAGAACCTGGCGGTGGTGCTGGCCGCGGCGGGGTGCCACTTCTACATGGGCCTGCCGATGGGCGACGACATCATGCTCAACTACAACTCGTCGAGCTTTCACGACAACGCCACCGTGCGGTCGGTCTTCGGCTACCGGCCCGCCCCCGAGTTCGAGCAGTGGATGGAGCGCCTGGGGCTCTTGCGTGACGGGCAGCCGACGGCGGCTTTCGGGGACCCGACGGTGCTCGGATGA
- a CDS encoding matrixin family metalloprotease has protein sequence MVVALGAAGVSAPAAAFVRAAVDGKPNVFLYWPARRLTYYVHEKGSGDVPLRETLGAVKRSFYAWASPSCTDITFDFGGTTPLNRTNISLGKGEKPDMKNVLVWREERWPPTGVTDASVTTEMAAITILIYNNDTGELVDADMDLNGYNFFWSSTEDKTKITTDIQNVVTHEVGHILGLGHVDDDKATMYTKTPQGETDKRSLEADDVAGVCFVYPFAGTTPTGKGQQVPSIDVQGGCAVGGQAPPWGMLLALFALLSLLGVGLRRLARLGA, from the coding sequence ATGGTGGTTGCTCTCGGCGCCGCGGGGGTTTCGGCCCCCGCGGCGGCCTTCGTTCGCGCGGCGGTGGATGGCAAGCCCAACGTCTTCCTGTACTGGCCCGCGCGCCGCCTGACCTACTACGTCCACGAGAAGGGCTCGGGTGATGTCCCGCTGCGCGAGACCCTCGGGGCCGTGAAACGGTCGTTCTACGCCTGGGCCAGCCCCTCATGCACCGACATCACCTTCGACTTCGGCGGCACGACGCCCCTCAACCGGACCAACATCTCTCTCGGCAAGGGGGAGAAGCCGGACATGAAGAACGTGCTCGTCTGGCGCGAGGAGCGCTGGCCCCCCACCGGAGTCACCGATGCCTCGGTGACGACCGAGATGGCCGCGATCACGATCCTCATCTACAACAACGACACCGGCGAGCTCGTCGACGCGGACATGGATCTGAACGGCTACAACTTCTTCTGGTCCTCGACGGAGGACAAGACCAAGATCACCACGGACATCCAGAACGTGGTGACGCACGAGGTGGGGCACATCCTGGGTCTCGGGCACGTGGACGACGACAAGGCCACGATGTACACGAAGACGCCGCAAGGGGAGACGGACAAGCGCAGCCTCGAGGCGGATGACGTCGCGGGCGTGTGCTTCGTCTATCCCTTCGCGGGGACGACCCCCACGGGCAAGGGCCAACAGGTCCCGTCCATCGACGTGCAAGGGGGCTGCGCGGTCGGTGGCCAGGCTCCTCCCTGGGGGATGCTGCTCGCGCTCTTCGCGCTGCTGAGCCTGCTCGGGGTCGGCCTGCGTCGCCTGGCGCGGCTCGGCGCGTAG
- a CDS encoding protein kinase — MSPVRFGQYELLERIGGGGMAEVFKARASGLAGFEKIVAIKRVLPQVADDAEFVSMFVEEARISANLSHANIAQVIDFGRIEETYFLAMEFIRGKDLRRIQRQIKASRKTLPVPLAVFVASGVCGALEYGHNQRDAAGNLLRIVHCDVSPQNVLLSYEGEVKLIDFGIARALNRSSRKNTGFEGKYPYMSPEQVEGKAVDPRTDLFSLGIVLYECVTGQRLFDGDNELAILDKVRRAAVPPPTKVNPFVPKPLEAILLKALARDPAKRYQTASELHEALEEFAQAHKLTFSAMQLARWMKSTFATDLAGPDGEPVDGDSSPPRGAPVQRELALESLRTPVAPAPRTPVAPAPRPPVAPAPRTPVAASPRTPVTPSPRTPVAAPAGPAAAPSAPPARGDAALPSSGRPRGRLEPFAGRAKAEALSPVALAEAPTAAELDDASNTVLDERPPGAAIVVAAPSGKAMPAARPSGMVVAPKDAQAKIDPQARTLFPPSGGPGAARPVASSPGQLPSAATAADSSARARAADKERAADKAKEKDVGKATGGDPGISSVATVAQRTDPVAMAKEVPRGLPSAIQGWGLAELEELRPAGNRRTLMGFQAANPEAGPVSLSTDELPTDPALLARLGTSTASGAPREKELPRPSAEDSSPRAGEDAEDDPTTIDPLAGSLGGGLSGGAEDDAAAVDRAETAESVASSSMDSLPEFDTGDVGEPYDPDANTVEAQERISLLATRSRKRDTEPTAVAGGPRGAQSARTSPSVEGPTKESLALPRRRLSESVEPEEEQHTAEVDAPTGSREDGRAGFEEPSAAGLEFASLSAEEHTVDERRRPRLPSRPRGVPVPLASDSQEEPEAVIDRPVTPWGVELPAVPLSGRPAAVPSRRPVWVLPVVLSTVLLALAAAAAALYVVLGRRSAEPRTTTAGSAVGVAALARSADGATRPSSAPDARVASLDAAPKTARDAEGTAAASDEPDDARDAGSATEPATATPDAAATVKLRKPKAQPAVATKKATKSAEPKGAATAKGAASGSGKKPKGTSPKSSRPAGTSAKGKKKDAASGDGTAAKGKPGYLIVASRPSAKVLVDGRATGLKTPVPPVSPLKLAPGRHKITLVVGTQRFHFTVEIRPGQTSKLAQILPVAP; from the coding sequence ATGAGTCCGGTACGATTCGGTCAGTACGAGCTCCTCGAACGCATCGGCGGCGGGGGGATGGCCGAGGTATTCAAAGCCCGAGCCTCGGGCCTCGCGGGCTTCGAGAAGATCGTCGCTATCAAGCGCGTCCTGCCGCAGGTCGCCGACGACGCCGAGTTCGTCTCCATGTTCGTCGAGGAGGCCCGCATCTCGGCCAACCTCTCCCACGCGAACATCGCGCAGGTCATCGACTTCGGCCGGATCGAGGAGACGTACTTCCTGGCCATGGAGTTCATCCGGGGCAAGGATCTGCGGCGCATCCAGCGGCAGATCAAGGCCAGCCGGAAGACCTTGCCCGTGCCGCTCGCCGTGTTCGTGGCCTCGGGCGTCTGCGGCGCGCTCGAGTACGGGCACAACCAGCGCGACGCGGCGGGCAACCTTCTGCGCATCGTGCACTGCGACGTGAGCCCGCAGAACGTGCTCCTCTCCTACGAAGGGGAGGTGAAGCTCATCGACTTCGGCATCGCGCGCGCGCTGAACCGGTCGAGCCGCAAGAACACGGGCTTCGAGGGCAAGTACCCCTACATGTCCCCGGAGCAGGTGGAGGGGAAGGCGGTCGACCCCCGCACCGATCTCTTCTCGCTCGGCATCGTGCTCTACGAGTGCGTTACGGGGCAGCGCCTCTTCGACGGGGATAACGAGCTCGCCATCCTGGACAAGGTGCGAAGGGCCGCGGTTCCGCCCCCGACGAAGGTCAACCCGTTCGTGCCCAAGCCCCTCGAGGCCATCCTGCTCAAGGCGCTCGCGCGAGATCCGGCGAAGCGCTACCAGACGGCCTCCGAGCTCCACGAGGCGCTCGAGGAGTTCGCGCAGGCGCACAAGCTCACCTTCAGCGCGATGCAGCTCGCGCGCTGGATGAAGTCCACCTTCGCGACGGACCTGGCCGGGCCCGATGGAGAGCCTGTCGACGGAGATAGTTCGCCCCCGCGGGGCGCGCCGGTCCAGCGGGAGCTGGCGCTGGAGTCCCTGCGCACGCCGGTCGCGCCTGCCCCACGCACGCCGGTCGCGCCTGCCCCACGCCCGCCGGTCGCGCCCGCCCCGCGCACGCCGGTCGCAGCCTCCCCGCGCACGCCGGTCACGCCCTCCCCGCGCACGCCGGTCGCGGCTCCCGCGGGCCCCGCCGCCGCACCCTCCGCGCCTCCGGCTCGCGGAGACGCGGCGCTGCCGTCGAGCGGTCGCCCGCGCGGGCGTCTGGAGCCGTTTGCCGGCCGTGCCAAGGCCGAGGCGCTTTCCCCCGTGGCCCTGGCCGAAGCGCCGACCGCGGCCGAGCTCGACGACGCGTCGAACACCGTGCTCGACGAGCGACCGCCGGGGGCCGCGATCGTGGTCGCCGCGCCGTCAGGAAAGGCCATGCCTGCCGCTCGTCCGTCGGGGATGGTCGTCGCGCCGAAGGACGCGCAGGCGAAGATCGACCCCCAGGCTCGCACCCTCTTTCCGCCGAGCGGTGGCCCCGGAGCAGCGCGGCCAGTCGCTTCGAGCCCCGGACAGCTTCCCTCCGCGGCGACGGCGGCCGACTCGAGCGCGCGGGCTCGCGCCGCCGACAAGGAGCGCGCCGCCGACAAGGCGAAGGAGAAGGACGTCGGCAAGGCGACCGGCGGCGATCCCGGGATCTCGTCCGTGGCCACCGTTGCGCAGCGCACCGACCCCGTGGCGATGGCCAAGGAGGTCCCGCGTGGCCTGCCGAGCGCGATCCAGGGGTGGGGGCTCGCGGAGCTCGAGGAGCTGCGCCCGGCAGGCAACCGGCGCACGCTGATGGGTTTTCAGGCCGCCAACCCGGAGGCCGGGCCCGTCTCGCTCTCCACCGACGAGCTGCCGACCGATCCGGCGCTGCTCGCGCGGCTGGGGACTTCGACCGCGTCGGGCGCCCCACGCGAGAAGGAGCTGCCGCGCCCGAGCGCCGAGGACTCGAGCCCCCGCGCCGGGGAGGACGCGGAGGACGATCCGACCACGATCGATCCGCTGGCCGGCTCGCTCGGTGGCGGTCTTTCCGGCGGCGCGGAGGACGACGCAGCGGCGGTGGACCGCGCGGAAACGGCCGAGAGCGTCGCCTCCTCGAGCATGGACAGCCTGCCCGAGTTCGACACGGGCGACGTCGGCGAGCCGTACGATCCGGACGCCAACACCGTCGAGGCGCAGGAGCGCATCTCTCTGCTGGCGACGCGCTCCCGGAAGCGGGACACGGAGCCGACGGCGGTGGCTGGCGGCCCACGTGGGGCGCAGAGCGCACGGACGAGTCCGAGCGTGGAGGGTCCGACGAAGGAAAGCCTGGCGCTGCCCCGGCGCCGGCTGTCGGAGAGCGTGGAGCCCGAGGAGGAGCAGCACACGGCCGAGGTGGACGCGCCGACGGGGTCGCGCGAGGACGGGCGGGCCGGCTTCGAAGAGCCGAGCGCCGCCGGGCTCGAGTTCGCTAGCCTCTCCGCCGAGGAGCACACGGTGGACGAGCGCCGTCGGCCGCGACTTCCTTCGCGACCGCGAGGTGTGCCGGTGCCGCTCGCGTCCGACAGCCAGGAGGAGCCCGAGGCGGTGATCGACCGCCCCGTCACGCCGTGGGGGGTGGAGCTTCCGGCCGTGCCTCTCTCGGGCCGCCCGGCCGCTGTTCCGTCGCGCCGGCCGGTCTGGGTGCTACCCGTCGTCCTCTCGACCGTGCTGCTGGCGCTCGCCGCGGCCGCCGCCGCGCTGTACGTTGTGCTCGGCCGACGCTCCGCGGAGCCGCGGACCACGACGGCTGGCAGCGCGGTGGGGGTGGCTGCGCTGGCTCGCTCGGCGGATGGAGCCACACGCCCGTCGAGCGCACCCGACGCGCGGGTCGCGTCTCTCGACGCGGCCCCGAAGACGGCCCGAGACGCAGAGGGCACGGCGGCGGCCAGCGACGAGCCAGACGATGCGCGCGACGCGGGTTCGGCCACCGAGCCTGCGACGGCGACACCCGATGCGGCGGCGACGGTGAAGCTGCGCAAGCCGAAGGCCCAGCCCGCGGTCGCCACCAAGAAGGCCACGAAGAGCGCCGAGCCCAAGGGGGCCGCGACGGCAAAGGGCGCGGCCTCGGGGTCCGGCAAGAAGCCCAAGGGGACCTCGCCCAAGAGCTCGCGCCCTGCCGGGACCTCGGCGAAGGGAAAAAAGAAGGACGCCGCCTCGGGCGATGGGACCGCCGCGAAGGGCAAGCCCGGGTACCTGATCGTCGCCTCGCGTCCCTCGGCGAAGGTGCTCGTGGACGGCCGCGCGACGGGACTCAAGACCCCCGTGCCGCCGGTGAGCCCCTTGAAACTCGCACCGGGCCGGCACAAGATCACTCTCGTGGTCGGGACCCAGCGGTTTCATTTCACCGTCGAGATCAGGCCGGGACAGACCAGCAAGCTGGCACAGATTCTACCGGTCGCTCCCTGA
- a CDS encoding DUF938 domain-containing protein, with translation MKQHAAATERNREPIAEVLGRHLPEAGLVLELASGTGQHAAFFAARWPRLRWQPSDLRPEALASIEAWRLEAGLPNLLPPIPLDVTAPLWPIAAADALLCINMVHISPWETTLALMAGAGRTLPAAGLLFLYGPYNVDGAFTAESNAAFDAHLRGENPLWGLRDLAEVATAAEANGLHLVERVPMPANNFSLIFRRA, from the coding sequence ATGAAGCAGCACGCCGCCGCCACGGAGCGCAATCGCGAGCCCATCGCCGAGGTGCTCGGTCGTCATCTCCCCGAGGCCGGTCTCGTGCTCGAGCTCGCCTCCGGCACGGGTCAGCACGCGGCGTTCTTCGCGGCGCGCTGGCCGAGGCTGCGGTGGCAGCCCTCGGACCTGCGACCGGAGGCGCTCGCCAGCATCGAGGCCTGGCGCCTCGAGGCGGGTCTGCCGAACCTGCTGCCCCCGATCCCCCTCGACGTCACCGCGCCGCTCTGGCCGATCGCGGCGGCGGACGCGCTCCTCTGCATCAACATGGTCCACATCTCCCCGTGGGAGACCACCCTCGCGCTGATGGCCGGTGCCGGCCGCACGCTCCCCGCCGCGGGGCTGCTCTTTCTCTACGGCCCCTACAACGTGGACGGCGCCTTCACCGCCGAGAGCAACGCCGCCTTCGATGCTCATCTGCGGGGCGAGAACCCCCTCTGGGGCCTGCGCGATCTGGCCGAGGTCGCGACCGCGGCCGAGGCGAACGGCCTTCACCTCGTCGAGCGCGTCCCCATGCCGGCGAACAACTTCTCCCTCATCTTCCGGCGCGCGTGA
- a CDS encoding ADP-ribosylglycohydrolase family protein, with amino-acid sequence MPPSWFFTALAVSCASYLAWRGLLVLLRVRRARHAYLSPGAGAPSTEAAFTDAPSSGAPWAQAPSAFHDRCRGALVGGAIGDALGLPAESLPRWLVRLRYPGAPRFRRGLVRFLRRAGDISDDTQLTLCVARSIDPAGSYLHGRFLDELRLWHGHRIGAGRASSVAAGRLRRDPTTASGVPSEGNGAAMRVAPLAIAHASDATPEALLDAVEKNARSTHTAPAAMGGAKLVALLVWHALRTPPGTLSALPLRELLPTLCAQAGFTPPPEVAPPGPPSGHVASSLGAVLRVLSAARGNFATAMALAVQGGGDTDTVAAIAGTILGAQLGLRQLPAEWATRVQHRETLIAHADRLASPRATPCSAPRVRLPERRALEIAEPEGAALERAAPEAAVIEIMGDVALREVDMVVNAWNRNVVPPWLLLPQGVSRAIRRAGGSAAIRDVSRRGPMPLGSAWETPAYGLRARFVIHVAGIDLLWRASERSVRWSTRHALLLARTLGASSIALPLVGAGSGGLDPACVRRWMLEEIVAQAHAFDRVELVVPGVRQQDEKLTGDGSGDNPHSADGGCRR; translated from the coding sequence ATGCCCCCGTCGTGGTTCTTCACTGCCCTCGCCGTAAGCTGCGCGAGCTACCTCGCGTGGCGCGGCCTGCTCGTCCTGCTCCGCGTTCGCCGCGCGCGGCACGCGTATCTCTCGCCAGGCGCCGGGGCGCCATCGACTGAGGCAGCATTCACCGACGCACCGTCTTCCGGCGCACCGTGGGCGCAGGCACCCTCCGCGTTTCACGACCGCTGCCGCGGAGCCCTCGTCGGAGGCGCGATCGGTGACGCGCTCGGCCTGCCCGCCGAGTCGCTCCCCCGCTGGCTCGTCCGCCTCCGCTACCCGGGAGCACCTCGCTTCCGCCGCGGCCTCGTCCGCTTCCTCCGCCGGGCCGGAGACATCTCCGACGACACCCAGCTCACCCTCTGCGTGGCGCGCAGCATCGATCCCGCGGGAAGCTACCTGCACGGGCGCTTTCTCGACGAGCTTCGCCTGTGGCACGGACACCGCATCGGGGCTGGCCGGGCCTCGAGCGTGGCGGCAGGTCGCCTGCGTCGCGACCCGACGACAGCCTCTGGCGTGCCGAGCGAGGGCAACGGCGCCGCCATGCGCGTCGCGCCCCTGGCCATCGCCCACGCGAGCGACGCCACCCCCGAGGCGCTCCTCGACGCGGTCGAAAAGAACGCCCGCTCCACGCACACCGCCCCCGCGGCCATGGGCGGCGCGAAGCTCGTGGCGCTGCTCGTCTGGCACGCGCTCCGGACGCCCCCGGGCACGCTCTCCGCACTCCCCCTTCGCGAGCTCCTGCCGACGCTCTGCGCGCAGGCCGGCTTCACCCCGCCGCCGGAAGTCGCGCCTCCCGGTCCCCCCTCCGGCCACGTCGCGAGCTCGCTCGGCGCAGTGCTGCGCGTCCTCTCAGCTGCCCGCGGGAACTTCGCGACCGCCATGGCCCTCGCGGTGCAAGGCGGGGGCGACACCGACACCGTGGCAGCCATCGCAGGCACGATCCTCGGTGCCCAGCTCGGGCTGCGCCAGCTCCCGGCCGAATGGGCCACGCGCGTGCAGCACCGCGAGACGCTGATCGCGCACGCCGATCGCCTGGCCTCGCCCCGCGCGACGCCGTGCTCCGCCCCTCGCGTGAGGTTGCCCGAAAGGCGCGCCCTCGAGATTGCCGAACCCGAGGGTGCCGCGCTCGAGCGAGCCGCGCCCGAGGCTGCCGTCATCGAGATCATGGGCGACGTCGCGCTCCGCGAGGTGGACATGGTCGTGAACGCGTGGAACCGCAACGTCGTGCCCCCCTGGCTGCTCCTGCCCCAGGGAGTCTCCCGCGCCATCCGGCGCGCCGGCGGAAGCGCCGCGATCCGCGACGTCTCCCGGCGCGGCCCCATGCCCCTCGGCTCCGCCTGGGAGACCCCCGCCTACGGCCTTCGCGCCCGCTTCGTCATCCACGTCGCCGGCATCGACCTGCTCTGGCGCGCCTCCGAGCGCTCCGTGCGCTGGTCCACCCGCCACGCGCTCCTCCTCGCCCGCACCCTCGGCGCCTCGAGCATCGCCCTGCCCCTCGTCGGCGCCGGCAGCGGCGGTCTCGACCCGGCGTGCGTCCGGCGCTGGATGCTCGAGGAAATCGTCGCCCAGGCCCACGCCTTCGACCGCGTGGAGCTGGTGGTACCGGGGGTGCGCCAGCAAGACGAAAAGCTGACCGGCGATGGCTCCGGCGACAACCCGCACTCAGCCGACGGCGGGTGCCGGCGCTGA
- a CDS encoding M48 family metallopeptidase: MLPSSSKLLASRFLPDLELLERLKAEPQLAAKLTAQAGGAGRNWIRAQLLSTAVRVEPRLMPAIARCLEEVRQRAGLGDPLEAYVHEEAAINAFVTKGRTHTLVVLSSAAVNTLEEDELQFVIGHELGHAVFGHLDVGAGRLVESNELEQRQSMQIRAWQRASEISADRCGLVCCGSLDTAASALYKTLSGLRLPGAKIDPAVFAEQWDFLSSELIDGGGLEDWDFSHPFPPLRMRALKLFWESPRYRELGEAPGAPPSEQRRGLDGQVSTLLALMDPLARKTPGAADPLLVDFHLWGGLYVALADGTLSPAEVEQLVKLTSLEKVQGALGTLQLQAEACLGRFRECLGRRHRKLSSMETHRILEALFLVAHAENRIDERELVAVKAVAKELKVSPEACDLLMSNFLKGR, from the coding sequence GTGCTTCCGTCGTCATCGAAGCTTCTGGCAAGTCGCTTTCTCCCCGACCTCGAGCTGCTGGAGCGCCTGAAGGCCGAGCCGCAGCTCGCGGCCAAGCTCACGGCGCAGGCCGGCGGCGCAGGACGCAACTGGATCCGCGCGCAGCTCCTCTCCACCGCGGTACGCGTCGAGCCGCGGCTGATGCCCGCCATCGCGCGATGCCTCGAGGAGGTGCGCCAGCGGGCGGGGCTCGGCGATCCGCTCGAGGCCTACGTCCACGAAGAGGCTGCCATCAACGCCTTCGTCACCAAGGGGCGCACGCACACGCTGGTGGTGCTCTCGAGCGCGGCCGTGAACACCCTCGAGGAGGACGAGCTCCAGTTCGTGATCGGCCACGAGCTCGGCCACGCGGTCTTCGGCCACCTCGACGTGGGGGCGGGGAGGCTTGTGGAGTCGAACGAGCTCGAGCAACGGCAGTCGATGCAGATCCGCGCCTGGCAGCGCGCGTCGGAGATCTCGGCCGACCGCTGCGGCCTCGTCTGCTGCGGGTCGCTCGACACGGCGGCCTCGGCGCTCTACAAGACCCTCTCGGGGCTGCGGCTTCCCGGCGCGAAGATCGACCCGGCCGTCTTCGCCGAGCAGTGGGACTTCCTCTCCTCCGAGCTCATCGACGGTGGGGGCCTCGAGGACTGGGACTTCTCGCACCCGTTTCCGCCGCTCCGCATGCGCGCGCTCAAGCTCTTCTGGGAATCGCCCCGCTACCGGGAGCTCGGAGAGGCGCCCGGAGCTCCTCCCTCGGAGCAGCGGCGCGGGCTCGACGGCCAGGTCTCGACCCTGCTCGCGCTCATGGACCCGCTGGCGCGCAAGACCCCGGGCGCGGCGGACCCTCTGCTTGTCGATTTCCACCTCTGGGGTGGCCTGTACGTGGCGCTCGCCGACGGGACGCTCTCGCCGGCCGAGGTGGAGCAGCTCGTGAAGCTCACCTCGCTCGAGAAGGTCCAGGGGGCGCTCGGCACGCTCCAGCTTCAGGCCGAGGCCTGCCTCGGCCGATTTCGTGAATGCCTCGGGCGGCGGCACCGCAAGCTCTCGTCCATGGAGACGCATCGGATTCTCGAGGCGCTCTTCCTGGTGGCCCACGCCGAGAATCGGATCGACGAAAGGGAGCTCGTCGCGGTCAAGGCCGTGGCCAAGGAGCTCAAGGTCTCGCCGGAGGCCTGTGACCTCTTGATGTCCAACTTCCTCAAGGGACGGTGA